A genomic region of Luteibacter aegosomatissinici contains the following coding sequences:
- a CDS encoding serine hydrolase domain-containing protein, translating into MCTATQSPEPKHTASEVALFTKQADAIVDRLTQPTGPGASVTVTRNGQVIYQAARGEASVELHVPMKPGNILRIGSITKTVTAATILTLVHQGKLSLSDPLSRFFPDFPEGSTITIAQLLSHTAGISDAWNADPTQPLDTKTLVVLIAKQPLDFKPGSEWRYSNSGYMLLGAVIEKVTGKPWRDAMAELVLAPFGMTHTDYFADDVVVPSAAQGYSADATGKTTRPPFVSITGPMTAGALTSTSQDIAQLGDALNNPLMFPPDLLKAMTTPAKLSDGTEAPYGYGLFPMTVRGEPAYGHNGGIEGFSSQFVYIPKAHVSVAVLVNSDAGTPSARAIALQLAAAAIGKPYKTFVDKKLDDKQRQAIVGNYRIDGNSVHAITQKYGELYVQRAPGPKRHLVSAEGDVLYYAGEGTDYFHVVKGADGRVTAVEFFSDGMAPPRIEKRAKGSQ; encoded by the coding sequence GTGTGTACCGCCACCCAAAGCCCAGAGCCAAAACACACAGCCTCAGAGGTCGCGCTCTTCACCAAACAGGCCGACGCCATCGTCGATCGCCTGACCCAGCCCACCGGCCCCGGCGCCTCCGTCACGGTCACCCGCAACGGCCAGGTGATCTACCAGGCAGCCCGTGGCGAGGCGAGCGTAGAGCTGCACGTGCCCATGAAGCCGGGCAACATCCTCCGCATCGGATCCATCACCAAGACGGTAACCGCGGCGACCATCCTCACCCTGGTGCACCAGGGCAAGCTTTCCCTCTCGGATCCCCTTTCCCGATTCTTTCCGGATTTCCCGGAAGGATCGACCATCACGATCGCCCAGCTGCTCAGCCACACGGCAGGCATCAGCGATGCGTGGAACGCCGACCCCACGCAACCCCTCGACACCAAGACGCTTGTGGTCCTGATCGCCAAGCAACCGCTGGATTTCAAACCCGGCAGCGAATGGCGCTACAGCAATTCCGGCTACATGCTGCTCGGCGCCGTGATCGAGAAGGTGACAGGCAAACCCTGGCGCGACGCCATGGCCGAGCTCGTCCTCGCCCCCTTCGGCATGACCCATACCGATTACTTCGCCGATGACGTGGTCGTGCCCAGCGCCGCGCAGGGCTACAGCGCAGACGCCACCGGAAAGACCACCCGGCCACCCTTCGTCTCGATCACCGGCCCCATGACCGCCGGCGCCCTGACCTCGACATCCCAGGACATCGCCCAGCTCGGCGACGCCCTCAACAACCCGTTGATGTTCCCGCCCGATCTGCTGAAGGCGATGACCACGCCAGCAAAGCTATCGGACGGTACCGAAGCGCCTTACGGGTATGGTCTGTTCCCCATGACCGTCCGCGGCGAGCCCGCCTACGGCCACAACGGCGGCATCGAAGGCTTCTCATCCCAGTTCGTCTACATTCCCAAAGCCCACGTCTCCGTCGCCGTACTGGTCAACTCCGATGCCGGCACCCCAAGCGCACGCGCCATCGCACTACAGCTCGCCGCCGCAGCCATCGGTAAACCCTACAAAACGTTCGTCGACAAGAAACTGGACGACAAGCAACGCCAGGCGATCGTCGGCAACTACCGGATCGACGGGAATTCAGTACACGCCATCACCCAGAAATACGGTGAGCTCTATGTACAGCGCGCACCGGGACCGAAGCGCCACCTGGTGTCAGCCGAGGGCGATGTTCTTTACTACGCGGGTGAGGGCACCGATTACTTCCATGTTGTGAAGGGTGCTGATGGCCGGGTGACGGCTGTAGAGTTCTTTAGCGATGGGATGGCGCCTCCGCGCATTGAAAAGCGCGCGAAGGGTTCGCAATAG
- a CDS encoding alpha/beta fold hydrolase, translating into MNVHRKNPSPKRLSKRVALSRVTLALAACLSLSAIPKASATDTPTVVDDPAYTHPQQLVEVASGRRLNLYCVGHGSPTVIFEAGMGDEAGTWGLVQPVVGTQTRACSYERAGLGFSDPADRPGTAANAVDDLHHLLAAANIAPPYVLVGHSYGGTVSRLYANLYPKEVAGMVLVDTQVEDWPTIFWQLDPDQTPWKTMWDELYAPDTITAAGQQCVDAARANGFEPGSELYGHCVPEPFPKFSKALNDAYAKVHVTSAFQSASLSEQAQVESTSADELRASRRWYGDMPLIVLHPVLPTIMPKNVPPDETQPHWTAETHALEAFNDQLAALSKKGEIRAVENTMHYIQLQQPEAVTKAVLDVVHQVDGANQKGVGAAP; encoded by the coding sequence TTGAACGTTCACCGGAAGAACCCGTCGCCAAAGCGACTCTCCAAGCGCGTCGCACTCTCGCGCGTAACACTCGCCCTCGCTGCCTGCCTCAGCCTTTCGGCCATCCCCAAAGCATCCGCCACCGACACCCCGACCGTCGTCGACGACCCCGCCTACACCCATCCCCAGCAACTCGTCGAAGTCGCCTCAGGCCGCAGGCTCAACCTTTACTGCGTAGGCCACGGCTCACCCACGGTCATCTTCGAAGCTGGCATGGGCGATGAAGCGGGTACCTGGGGACTGGTACAGCCCGTGGTCGGCACCCAAACGCGCGCATGTTCTTACGAGCGCGCCGGCCTCGGTTTCAGCGATCCAGCGGATCGCCCGGGCACCGCCGCCAACGCCGTCGACGATCTTCACCACTTGCTGGCGGCCGCCAACATCGCTCCGCCTTATGTCCTGGTCGGTCACTCCTACGGCGGTACGGTGTCGCGCCTCTACGCGAACCTCTATCCCAAGGAAGTCGCCGGCATGGTTCTGGTCGATACGCAGGTCGAAGACTGGCCGACCATCTTCTGGCAGCTCGATCCCGACCAGACCCCATGGAAAACCATGTGGGACGAACTCTACGCCCCCGATACCATTACCGCCGCCGGCCAGCAGTGCGTCGATGCCGCCAGGGCAAACGGCTTTGAGCCGGGAAGCGAGCTTTATGGTCACTGCGTGCCCGAGCCATTCCCGAAGTTCTCCAAGGCGCTCAACGACGCCTACGCGAAGGTGCACGTAACGTCTGCATTCCAGTCAGCCTCCCTTTCAGAGCAGGCACAAGTCGAATCGACAAGCGCTGACGAACTTCGCGCCTCACGGCGCTGGTACGGCGACATGCCCTTGATCGTGCTTCATCCGGTCCTGCCGACGATCATGCCGAAGAACGTGCCGCCCGACGAAACGCAGCCTCATTGGACAGCAGAGACCCACGCCCTCGAAGCGTTCAATGATCAGCTGGCGGCGCTTTCAAAGAAGGGTGAGATCCGCGCCGTTGAAAACACCATGCATTACATCCAGCTCCAACAGCCTGAGGCCGTAACCAAGGCGGTGCTCGATGTGGTTCACCAGGTCGATGGCGCCAACCAGAAGGGGGTTGGCGCGGCACCTTGA
- a CDS encoding MarR family winged helix-turn-helix transcriptional regulator, which yields MNRDNPAWYEEIVVPALLRHARGTYASAMRRALDEAGYDDIPENGLYIIGGLALGAPDAPIGAMAQQLRITKQAAGQLVDTLVMRGYLTREGDPSDRRKLVITLTDRGRDAAEVQGAARDRIDTELHARIGDNGLRALKRGLAAIMEIGRQENTTT from the coding sequence ATGAACCGCGACAACCCCGCCTGGTACGAAGAAATCGTCGTTCCCGCCCTCCTGCGCCACGCTCGCGGCACCTATGCCTCGGCGATGCGCCGTGCGCTTGACGAAGCCGGCTACGACGATATTCCCGAGAACGGCCTCTACATCATCGGTGGCCTTGCCCTGGGAGCGCCCGACGCACCGATCGGCGCCATGGCGCAGCAGCTGCGCATTACCAAGCAGGCCGCAGGGCAGCTGGTCGATACCCTCGTGATGCGCGGCTACCTAACGCGCGAGGGTGATCCCAGCGATCGACGAAAGCTCGTCATCACCTTGACCGACCGTGGCCGCGATGCCGCGGAAGTGCAGGGCGCCGCCCGCGATCGCATCGATACCGAGTTGCATGCGCGCATTGGCGACAACGGCCTTCGTGCCCTGAAGCGCGGACTTGCGGCCATCATGGAAATCGGTCGCCAGGAAAATACGACCACCTGA
- a CDS encoding phospholipase D family protein: MKLVGLEPYGELLRSLSAECVTDCDELIVAIPYAEKGNHELLLFDEAIRNKKPITFYGRIDGTCPIDPNVLNWFLLRQRAIASVECRLVPHWLHAKVIWWSGVGAYIGSANLTDRAWNRNFEAGVFLTQSELDAEGFTQRLDDFFDGLLARSIPLSDEVYKDQVDLKRRLLDARKQEDRVRDEFESRLRYLSDRSSPIAHIPSRSSFTTRKRSFIDEWHETIAYLRPLADRVARPENRPSWIPDSTPATVQCDQFLHAYYYNVVSPRSEKDAYLRHFERNRLRTEDALQETLSWWKESKEFTYESELEMMVAIAPAFETNFAENAILSLDRETFANTLAHAHAFGMHSTRKSVEELGFAAPPGSWPKILAHGRMIYDAKSVSGAFSGPEVFRYVIWGPGDVAERIWNAVHEPDYQLDGIGTSTFGEVVGWTRPNLYPPRNQRTNKAIRALGRKIKIAP; the protein is encoded by the coding sequence TTGAAACTGGTCGGCTTAGAGCCGTACGGTGAGCTTCTCAGGTCGCTAAGCGCAGAATGCGTTACAGATTGCGACGAGCTCATCGTGGCAATTCCTTACGCAGAGAAAGGCAACCACGAGTTGCTCCTTTTCGACGAGGCTATCCGGAACAAGAAGCCAATTACTTTCTACGGACGAATCGACGGGACTTGCCCGATTGATCCAAATGTCTTGAATTGGTTTCTCTTACGCCAGAGGGCTATAGCTAGCGTTGAGTGTCGGCTGGTGCCTCACTGGCTGCACGCGAAAGTTATCTGGTGGTCAGGTGTTGGAGCTTATATCGGATCCGCCAATCTCACGGACCGCGCTTGGAATAGGAATTTTGAGGCCGGAGTTTTCCTCACCCAAAGCGAGCTGGATGCAGAAGGGTTTACGCAGCGTCTCGATGACTTCTTTGATGGCCTATTGGCGCGTTCAATCCCGCTAAGCGATGAGGTGTATAAGGACCAGGTCGACCTCAAGCGACGTTTGCTGGACGCGCGCAAGCAAGAGGATAGAGTTCGGGATGAATTCGAATCGCGACTTAGATATCTGAGTGATCGGAGCAGTCCCATCGCGCACATTCCAAGTCGCTCGTCGTTCACCACGAGAAAGCGCTCCTTCATCGACGAATGGCACGAGACGATTGCCTACTTGAGGCCTCTCGCGGACCGAGTGGCCCGCCCAGAAAACAGGCCGTCCTGGATTCCAGATTCCACGCCAGCGACTGTTCAATGCGATCAGTTTCTACATGCGTATTATTACAACGTAGTCAGTCCACGGTCAGAGAAGGATGCCTATCTGCGTCATTTCGAACGAAACCGTCTACGGACTGAGGATGCTCTGCAAGAAACGTTATCCTGGTGGAAAGAATCGAAGGAATTCACGTACGAGAGCGAGCTCGAAATGATGGTCGCGATCGCGCCTGCGTTTGAGACTAATTTCGCTGAAAACGCGATCCTTAGCCTTGATCGCGAAACGTTCGCAAATACGCTCGCACACGCTCATGCATTCGGAATGCATTCGACCAGGAAGAGCGTAGAGGAACTCGGGTTTGCGGCTCCACCAGGTTCTTGGCCAAAGATTCTCGCTCATGGCCGAATGATCTACGATGCAAAATCGGTAAGCGGCGCATTTAGTGGTCCAGAGGTGTTTAGATATGTCATCTGGGGACCCGGTGATGTAGCGGAACGCATTTGGAATGCAGTGCATGAGCCCGACTATCAGTTGGACGGAATCGGTACTTCTACCTTTGGCGAGGTAGTCGGGTGGACGAGACCAAATTTATACCCTCCGAGAAACCAGCGTACGAACAAGGCAATACGAGCTCTAGGGCGGAAAATAAAGATCGCGCCATAG
- a CDS encoding DNA cytosine methyltransferase, whose protein sequence is MMSKKSPLSLTSVEVCSGAGGQALGLEMAGFDHLQLVELDGSACATLRLNRPEWDVHEGDLREYSGAGHKGVDLFAGGVPCPPFSKAGKQLGADDERDLFPEAIRIVDQCRPRAVMLENVRGMLDPIFKDYRENLVRQLKRLGYHAEWKLLQASDFGVPQLRPRVIFVATRKEISEHFAWPEASKLPPKTVGESLVDLMSANGWTGAASWAEGAKAIAPTLVGGSKKHGGPDLGPTRAKRAWAALGVDGMGIANEPPAPDHLGMPKLTVRMAARIQGFPDEWTFSGKKTSAYRQVGNAFPPPVAKAVGDQIARALNLAASASKKRSAA, encoded by the coding sequence ATGATGTCGAAAAAGTCGCCTTTGTCGTTGACCTCCGTGGAAGTGTGTTCCGGTGCGGGCGGCCAAGCGCTCGGCCTGGAGATGGCAGGATTTGACCATCTCCAGCTCGTTGAGCTAGACGGATCCGCCTGCGCGACGCTTCGCCTAAATCGTCCCGAATGGGACGTGCATGAAGGAGATCTTCGCGAATACTCCGGGGCGGGACACAAGGGTGTTGACCTATTTGCGGGCGGCGTCCCATGCCCACCTTTTTCCAAGGCGGGAAAGCAGCTCGGTGCGGATGATGAACGAGATCTGTTCCCAGAGGCGATCCGCATCGTCGATCAATGCAGGCCACGAGCTGTAATGCTAGAGAATGTTCGCGGGATGTTAGATCCGATATTCAAGGACTACCGCGAAAACCTGGTCCGTCAACTGAAGCGTCTTGGATATCACGCCGAATGGAAGCTCCTCCAAGCGAGCGACTTCGGCGTTCCTCAGTTGCGGCCTCGGGTAATCTTCGTGGCGACGCGCAAAGAGATCTCCGAACATTTCGCTTGGCCAGAGGCGAGTAAGTTGCCGCCAAAGACCGTGGGTGAGTCCTTGGTAGATCTCATGTCGGCAAATGGCTGGACGGGTGCGGCGAGTTGGGCGGAGGGCGCAAAAGCGATAGCTCCCACGTTGGTTGGCGGAAGTAAGAAGCACGGCGGTCCGGACCTAGGGCCGACTCGAGCCAAGCGCGCGTGGGCGGCACTCGGGGTTGACGGGATGGGTATCGCAAATGAGCCACCAGCGCCTGACCATCTGGGCATGCCGAAGCTCACTGTTCGAATGGCTGCGAGGATTCAAGGCTTCCCTGACGAGTGGACATTCAGCGGCAAAAAGACCAGCGCCTACCGCCAGGTTGGGAATGCCTTTCCGCCTCCGGTCGCGAAAGCGGTCGGCGACCAGATTGCCAGGGCGCTGAACCTTGCTGCATCGGCGAGCAAGAAGCGTTCTGCGGCCTAA
- a CDS encoding NaeI family type II restriction endonuclease, which yields MVEGNYLHDGHGLDPALEAVAGALSRVPNLEARLSSALRKAFDEVIDGPRTGRFRIEQLEKTEKTYIGTKVEIILRNELDLDRGRKLDNLIEGHEVDTKFSLSGGWMIPAEAIDELCIVVRGDDNSSTFSLGLVRASLDNLTAGKNRDGKASISALGKTRIRWLVRNGRIKPNILLRLDDEARHRILTAGSGVARVRELFLTVRGTIIPRQLLEQVAQQKDPMRRARQMKAELASRGLTVLCATYEVDQLEAKRLGFDALEGDDWVVLPSTKEVL from the coding sequence ATGGTAGAAGGGAACTATCTGCACGATGGGCATGGGCTCGACCCAGCGCTCGAGGCGGTGGCAGGGGCATTATCGAGGGTTCCGAATCTTGAGGCCCGGCTGTCGTCCGCTTTGCGGAAAGCTTTTGACGAGGTGATCGACGGCCCCAGGACCGGACGATTCCGAATCGAACAGCTCGAGAAAACCGAGAAAACCTACATCGGGACGAAGGTCGAGATCATTCTTCGCAACGAACTGGATCTCGATCGAGGCCGTAAGCTCGATAACCTAATCGAGGGGCACGAAGTCGATACGAAATTTTCGCTCTCCGGCGGATGGATGATTCCTGCCGAGGCGATCGATGAGCTTTGCATCGTCGTCCGCGGGGACGACAATTCGTCAACCTTCAGTCTCGGGCTCGTCCGCGCTTCACTCGATAACCTTACGGCTGGAAAGAACCGCGACGGGAAGGCATCAATCTCCGCGTTGGGCAAGACACGCATTCGTTGGCTTGTTCGGAATGGACGGATTAAGCCGAATATTCTCCTGCGCCTCGACGACGAAGCACGGCACCGGATCCTAACAGCGGGATCTGGCGTGGCGAGAGTTAGAGAGCTTTTCCTCACCGTACGAGGGACGATCATCCCACGGCAGCTCTTAGAGCAAGTCGCCCAACAAAAGGATCCGATGAGGCGAGCTCGGCAGATGAAAGCCGAGCTCGCAAGCCGGGGACTAACCGTACTTTGCGCGACCTATGAGGTTGACCAACTCGAAGCGAAGCGCCTGGGGTTCGATGCGCTCGAGGGCGACGACTGGGTAGTTCTTCCATCCACAAAAGAAGTTCTCTAG
- a CDS encoding DUF262 domain-containing protein, whose protein sequence is MISYHVRSRDLITVINEIKAGRLILDAYFQRALVWREAHKQDFIKTLLLGLPCPQIFVSKGAIDVERMLTTSCVVDGQQRLNAISEFIDGEFKVDGRAYQELSGDEKSAFLKYELATIELDVDNNDPVVKEIFQRLNRTANSLTSIEKLASQYAPSEYMLVASHLADELEYRDQDEDLKFRVDPAIDPAFFAWADAHPAASFSNLIQDSGVFRSHELSRKVHIMYVLNLMSTYLSGFFNRNERSRELLDEYANDFPEKEDVISVFCDAAELWKELNIPPGSYWCNKANFFTLITALATSVRERINVDVAGLAGRLETFAGDVPADYRLAATEAVNNTRQRELRHGYVWRLIVDN, encoded by the coding sequence ATGATTAGCTATCATGTTCGATCGCGCGATCTCATTACCGTGATCAATGAGATCAAAGCGGGTCGGCTGATTCTTGATGCTTACTTTCAGCGCGCGCTGGTCTGGCGCGAAGCGCACAAGCAAGACTTCATTAAGACCTTGCTGCTGGGTCTTCCTTGCCCGCAGATCTTTGTTTCAAAAGGCGCGATCGACGTTGAACGTATGCTAACCACCTCGTGCGTAGTGGATGGGCAGCAGCGCTTGAATGCGATTTCAGAGTTCATCGACGGCGAGTTCAAGGTTGACGGCCGGGCTTATCAGGAGCTTTCTGGCGACGAAAAGTCCGCCTTCTTGAAGTACGAATTGGCTACCATCGAGCTCGATGTCGACAATAATGACCCCGTCGTCAAAGAAATCTTTCAACGCCTCAATCGCACGGCGAATTCTTTGACGTCAATCGAGAAGCTTGCTTCACAGTACGCGCCGTCCGAATACATGCTTGTGGCAAGTCACCTAGCAGATGAGCTCGAGTATCGCGATCAGGACGAAGACCTGAAATTTCGCGTCGACCCAGCGATCGATCCGGCATTCTTTGCTTGGGCGGATGCGCATCCTGCGGCATCGTTCTCCAACCTCATTCAGGATTCCGGCGTCTTTCGATCGCACGAGTTGTCCCGGAAAGTTCATATTATGTATGTACTCAATTTGATGAGTACGTACCTATCTGGGTTCTTCAATCGCAACGAGCGAAGCCGCGAACTCCTGGATGAATACGCGAATGATTTTCCGGAGAAAGAGGATGTGATTAGCGTATTCTGCGACGCGGCGGAGTTGTGGAAGGAATTAAACATTCCGCCGGGCTCTTATTGGTGCAATAAGGCGAACTTCTTTACGCTCATAACCGCGCTAGCAACGTCTGTGCGGGAACGTATCAATGTTGACGTCGCAGGTTTGGCAGGTCGCCTCGAAACCTTTGCAGGTGACGTCCCAGCTGATTATAGGCTTGCAGCAACTGAGGCAGTGAACAACACGCGGCAGCGCGAACTTCGGCACGGGTACGTGTGGAGGTTGATTGTCGACAACTAG
- a CDS encoding NrdJb: protein MAIKIEKKIKGYNVVKPEDKTTAAAAPAPVKEVAPVAEVIQMHESLERPETLVGNTYKIKSPLFEHALYVTINDIVLNAGTPHEQRRPFELFINSKNMDHFQWIVALTRILSAVFRKGGDVTFIVEELKAVFDPRGGYFKAGGVYMPSIVAEIGAVIEQHMKSIGLIHDPEMDEATKRLIAEKRAAYENANAVGARPARDTVSDKAEAPAADSHTNAAGFPAGATLCAKCNTQALVLMDGCQTCLNCGYSKCG from the coding sequence ATGGCGATCAAGATCGAAAAGAAGATCAAGGGCTATAACGTCGTTAAGCCCGAGGACAAGACCACCGCAGCCGCCGCTCCCGCGCCGGTCAAAGAGGTCGCACCCGTCGCCGAAGTCATCCAGATGCACGAGAGCCTCGAGCGTCCGGAAACCCTGGTGGGCAACACGTACAAGATCAAGTCGCCGCTCTTCGAGCACGCGCTGTACGTAACCATCAACGATATCGTGCTCAACGCGGGCACCCCGCACGAGCAGCGCCGCCCCTTCGAGCTGTTCATCAACTCGAAGAACATGGACCACTTCCAGTGGATCGTGGCGCTCACCCGAATCCTGTCCGCCGTCTTCCGCAAGGGTGGCGACGTGACCTTCATCGTCGAAGAGCTCAAGGCCGTCTTCGACCCGCGTGGCGGCTACTTCAAGGCCGGCGGCGTTTATATGCCCAGCATCGTGGCCGAGATTGGTGCCGTGATTGAGCAGCATATGAAGTCCATTGGGCTGATTCATGACCCGGAGATGGACGAGGCGACCAAGCGGTTGATCGCTGAGAAGCGCGCCGCCTATGAGAACGCGAACGCTGTAGGAGCGCGCCCTGCGCGCGATACCGTTAGCGACAAGGCTGAGGCCCCGGCTGCTGATAGCCATACCAATGCGGCTGGCTTCCCGGCTGGCGCCACCCTGTGCGCTAAGTGCAATACCCAGGCGTTGGTGCTGATGGATGGGTGCCAGACTTGTTTGAATTGTGGGTATTCGAAGTGCGGTTAG
- a CDS encoding histone H1-like repetitive region-containing protein has product MTNDENQIDEAAELPVSDTTDTTETTESTEHTDANDAGSATAEHAPVVAKKVVKKKPIAKKVIEPAPTAEATDAVSSSEPDYIAELDAPAPKAEKPKAPRKPKAPKPLVSQADIAGDEIAAHQADEATAAAVGAHPVGDISSRKPTKKAAPKKAAAKKAPAKKAAAEPAAPAKKAAAKKATAKKAVKKAAAKKAAPKKAAVKKAAAKKAAPKKAVAKKSAAKKAPAKKAALKKATKKVAIKKVAKKAVAKKAPAKKVAAKKAPLKKVVARKGKAVVKQVGRKATTAKKAAKKVVARVAKKASTARKAVKKAVAKVTRKVTARTAPKKTVRKAAAPKKVVKAAKRSTASKTGRTSARKSAARGRRK; this is encoded by the coding sequence ATGACGAACGACGAAAACCAGATCGACGAGGCGGCGGAATTGCCGGTGAGCGACACCACCGACACCACGGAAACCACCGAATCGACCGAGCACACCGACGCGAATGACGCCGGTTCGGCCACGGCCGAGCACGCCCCGGTCGTCGCCAAGAAGGTGGTGAAGAAGAAGCCGATCGCCAAGAAGGTGATCGAGCCGGCCCCGACCGCCGAAGCGACCGACGCCGTCTCGTCCAGCGAGCCGGACTACATCGCCGAACTCGACGCCCCGGCACCCAAGGCTGAAAAGCCCAAGGCCCCGCGCAAGCCCAAGGCCCCCAAGCCGCTGGTGAGCCAGGCCGACATCGCCGGCGACGAAATCGCCGCGCACCAGGCCGACGAAGCGACTGCCGCCGCTGTAGGAGCCCACCCTGTGGGCGACATCTCCTCGCGAAAGCCCACAAAGAAAGCCGCCCCGAAAAAAGCAGCCGCCAAGAAGGCCCCGGCCAAAAAGGCCGCCGCAGAACCGGCAGCCCCGGCCAAGAAGGCTGCTGCCAAGAAGGCAACGGCTAAAAAGGCTGTGAAGAAGGCCGCCGCCAAGAAAGCTGCGCCGAAGAAGGCCGCAGTGAAGAAGGCTGCTGCCAAGAAGGCCGCCCCGAAGAAGGCTGTCGCCAAGAAGTCGGCCGCCAAGAAGGCCCCGGCAAAGAAGGCCGCTCTCAAGAAGGCAACCAAGAAGGTCGCCATCAAGAAGGTCGCCAAGAAGGCCGTAGCCAAAAAGGCACCGGCCAAGAAGGTCGCCGCCAAGAAGGCTCCGCTGAAGAAGGTCGTCGCCCGCAAGGGTAAGGCCGTCGTCAAGCAGGTCGGCCGCAAGGCCACCACCGCGAAGAAGGCCGCCAAGAAGGTCGTCGCTCGCGTCGCGAAGAAGGCTTCCACCGCCCGCAAGGCGGTCAAGAAGGCCGTTGCCAAGGTCACCCGCAAGGTCACCGCCCGCACGGCTCCGAAAAAGACGGTCCGAAAGGCCGCTGCTCCGAAGAAGGTCGTGAAAGCGGCCAAGAGGTCCACTGCCAGCAAGACCGGCCGTACGTCGGCGCGCAAGTCCGCCGCCCGTGGCCGTCGTAAGTAA